The Aspergillus oryzae RIB40 DNA, chromosome 5 genome segment TCTCGGGTTCTACTTTTAGAAGATTCGAAATAACAACCGGCATCTTCGAGCTGTAGCTGAACGATCAGATCAGCTGTAGCTTGGTCTACTCCTGGTTCAAGTACACAAGCCATCTCTACTGAGCGATGTTTGATAAAGCCTATGTGGACCAAAGGCGCAAGGGGGTTTTCAGGGCAGGGATGAGCTTTGGAAGCCATTATATATGACTTCCCGTATGGAAAACACTATCTTAGCAGCAAATGTGATCGTAGCGCGTTGAAGTAACGAATGACGTATCGGGAAAGCGAGCGTTCCAGCCCCAATACTCATAGTGAATGCAATAGATTGCAGTCTTTTATCCGTACTCCTCAGCGGCTTTAGTCATCAATGTACTGACCGTCACCTTTACGTGCTGGAGCGCTGTGGCGCGAGACACAATGCTAGATGACCAACTGAGCAATGGCAGTCGAACCACGAATTGGAGACACCAAACACTTGTTCCTGGTAATCGCTTTGTATCCGGTTCTTGGAGAGTTCAACCGTTGGAATTGAACCATAGGAGCTAGCTAAGTTAGGCTACTAATCCATATTTCGAGAAGAAATCGGTCTGATAACAACTTGTTCTAGAATGCCATCCGCTTTAAAATATTGCTATGAATCATAAATGAGCTCTAGCTCCTCTTCAGTTTGCGAAGAATCAATACAATCaaagataaaaaggaaagaaaggactgTACTAGAGAATGAAATCGAGTCCACAAGTAAACTTGGCACACACCCACCCTCGGATTCCTTCAGCCATTCGAGTAGGAAAAAAAACGAAGAGCCTACGAAAAGGGACCCGCCAACTTGTATCCATTGCCATATCGAGTGGCGAGTGACAGCCAAGCTTTTATAAGGAAAGCCCTCTACCAAGGCAGCCAGAAGAGAGCTTCCTTTGTAACACAGCCCTGAAGTGGTAGCCCGAATGTTTCTTGGCCGTAAGAGAGATTGGTAGGTGGTCTCAAGGTGGACGATATCGCGCCACTCTTCCACATACAGTACTGTCATCGAATGGGAGCTTTGAAGGGATTAATAACCGCAATCCAACGGCTTGATTTGTGCAGGCGGCGGACCGTCCTATCTTCTTGGTAAGTACATTAGACTCATGAATCTTACTAACTATCATCACTCACGGTCTATTTATTAACATCTCTGTCAGCACTGATTTATAGTAGGGATGTCAATTGATCTAGTAGCTTATCACTCACGTAGcagatttcttcttcctgaaGAGAATAGGTTCCTGTCAGATCTTGGTAAACAGGAACTCGATATGTTCGTTCGTTGCGAGTCTATTTGTTCTGTATCAGCATCGCCGGTATACCCTGCCCATATAGTTGGGACCATTACTCACAACAAAGATGACATAGTTAATACCGTTCACAACCTGCTTGGTGACAGCGTAAATATTCATATCACCGAGTTTGTCTACAGCAGTTTGTATGGCACCACGTGTCCCGTCGACATCCGTACAGTCGTCATTGGAGAAAGAGCCGGGAACAGGGTCTGCTGATGGAACACCATAATTCTCGACACATTTCTTGTCGAAGGTGTCGAGGTCCTGGGATGAGACCAAGACGGTACAGAgcagggaggagaagatggtggttAGGGAGACACGCATATTGGGTATATAGTGGTCTTTGGCACTAGTCGTAGCTCTTGTGACTTTCGAGATTTTCCAGGTTGAAGAAATTTCCTCGTTTTCTGTGAGATTTAGCACGTCTTAAAAGAAACGAGATGATCTCCGTTATTAAGTAGAAATCTAGTCATTTGACAAAACTATGCAACAGCATTCAATAGTTTGCTCTAGAGAAGACTTGGCAGGTAATGGCTATCAATATAGTATCGATAGTTGAGAGTGGGTATTTCACTAGTGAAGTGTGATGTGTTCGATGGTCCCGTTCTTGAAAAGAAGTATATTTATTCCCTAGGACAAAAGAGGACATATGCCTTGCTAATTATGTATAATGATCTGCGGATCATCCACTAGTAAATCTAAACTTTCTCTTCCGTGTAATCTGGCCCAATTGTATAACCTGGAACAGCTGTTTCTATACGCTACCCTGATGACGCTATTGGGAATAGTATATGGGGCTTGTCAGTAACGTTGTTGAGTCAATGATCACTATTCTCCTTCACAGAGACAAGTTACGACGGGATGAAACCCAGCAAACCAACGGACTACCTACTCATCTCATCACCCACATaccaaaaagagaagaaaaggatatcTACAAGTCAACAGATCCATCAGAATCAACAGTCAACGGCCCCTTCTTAACCATCATCGTAAGAATCTCATAAAGCACATCCGCGGCAGCCCTATCCACAACCCATTAGCAAACACAAACCCAAGCAATTCAtttccaacaacaaccaaagaaaggaaggaaagagggaaagggacATACATAGTCGACAGCTCCGCATTAGTATCATAAGCAGGTGCAACCTCCACGATATCGGCCCCGATGAGATTCAACCCGTCTAGACCACGGATGATCGTGCGCAGTTCGCGGGTTGACCAGCCACCTGTTTCAGGGGTGCCGGTTGCGGGGGCATCTGTATTTTCATTGTCTTGTTAGCCATTGTTTTGTAGATCGGTAGGTTCAGTCCCATTATGAAGAGAGGTGGGTAGGTATGGTGGTATGTTGGCGTGGACTGGTTTTGAAAGGACTTACAGGCAGGATCCAGCGTGTCGATGTCGATGGAGAGGTAAACGGGGTTTTCGGTACCGACGCGGTCGCGGATTCTTTTGATTATACCGTCCGtgccttgttcttgttagTTGTGGTTTTATTTGGGGGCTATTGTTGTGCTTTGGTGGAGGATATGGGTGATTaaggtggagaggaggggaagtaTATACCGATTGTGTCAATCTCCCTAGCCTCTACAATCTCAAACCCACAGTATCCATCATTCTCATAATCCGAGGGACCTGAAAGAGTAGTCCGGATACCAGCGTGAATATTCGTGTCGTTCTTAAGAAGGCCTTCCATCGCCGCATGGTAGAAGTAAGTTCCATGGTTAACGGAAGCGACCTGGCTTGGGGAGCCACCGAAGACCTTTGGTTTCCAGGAGTCGCTGTTGAATGTTAGCTCTGGGATACAGAATAGTGGAGATGTGTCGTTAAGGACATACAGATGGCTATCGAAGTGAATGACACTGACGGGGCCATAGGCCTTGTTGATACTGCGCAGCAGGGGCAGCGTGATGGTGTGATCACCTCCTAGGGTGATGACGCGGGGGAGGGTCTTGCCTGCTCGAGAGAGGCCATATTCGTTTGCGTCGGTGAAGGGCTTACGCATCAGGATGCTGTTGTGGCCTTCTTCGATTTGCTGGATTGCCCAGGCGTTGTCGTAGCTGGGGTTTGTTTGTTAGTTTGGAGAATTCTTTCCGGCTGTAAGTGGATGGATATTGGGCATACGAGGTGACGGGAATGTCGCCGCAGTCTATGACTTTCAGATCACTGACAAAGGGGTTGGCTTCTAGGGGGACGTTGTAGCCACCGCTGAAGGGTATGTCTGTTAGTCTTGATCATTCTGATGGTCGGTGGAAAGGCGTACTAGAGATTGAGACGGCGTGAGCCTTGTCTGATGCCGCTGGGACCAAATCTGGCACCGGGTCTGTAGGAGGTGCCGGTGTCAAAGGGGGCACCTGTACTATGTTAGTTATTTCTTGGACGAAATAGTGGAAGCTGATGCTCTGGTCATACCTATGAAGGCAATATCatacttctcatcctcgctgGAGAGACAGGGAAAGTAGGGCAAGCGAGCGAAAGTCGAAATGCCTGAGAAGACAGAATCGGCCTGAGACCGTCAGCGTGAATGTATACAAAGTATAGGTCGTAGCTTCACACATACCTGAGTACCACCATCTCCTGGCAAGGTGTTATACCACAGTTTCTGGTGCGGACCAGACATGGGGGTTTGGTGCTTGCCATGGGCGGAAGCCACAGCAGACAGAGCGAGAAGGCTCACTGTTGTGACGAGCATGTTTGCACTGATACTCGATATGGTtgagaagagagaatgaCAGATTCAATACTGATTTGATTGGAAGATTGGGATCTATTTTCTTGTATGATGGAGGGAACAAATCTGCTATTTATGTGACCCTTTCACGGCAATCATAATCTTCATCCCCTCAAATCACCCTCCCCTCACCTACTCCCGACCAACTATAGCCCTGGTAAACCCATACTTTTGCTTTGACTACTTCTTTTGTGCAATGTTCGAGATCAGGTAATCACCACTTGCGCCTCGGGATCCACGAATGGACCAACCATACTGAACCAGTCAAGGGACAGAGGAGAGACACCGATAAACCTTCGAAGTTCAGTCTTGGATAAGATCAATGAGATACTTTTGGCATCTACTCCACTCCCTACAACTTCCTACTTTGGAGGGTACAGGAGGTGGGACAGCTTGAGGATTTATTATCTATCTGAATATGCAGCCGAATGCAAGAGTTGCGATCCAGTTTCCCAAAACGGAAAGTTTGGGGAGAAGATACACGAGAAAAGCTTCATGATGTAAGCCCAGGAAGGGAAATTAGATTTAGTAAAGGTTACTAAGACTGTTAGTGATCCAGGTTATCAGAGCTGTTCTTATCGCCATCCTGAATCTCTCATATGAGTGGACGATCGGCTTCTTATCAATGCACGACCACTAGCTTCAACTTCTAGAACGTCTGGTTTGTCCTCGGAGAAATTGACATTCTTTAGTCTGGGGTACAGTGACATAGACAATAATGAACAACTCTTCCATACTTCCTATCTCCTTACAGTCTACTCTACAGTCCATCCTCCAATCGCTCATGCACATCCATACGCGAAAACGCCTTATCCACCTCCTTGTTCCAATTACTCAGGGCCACGATCATCCACTCCAACGCCCCCACCAGATACAAGGCAATACATTGTCCCACCCACAGGCCCTTGAGACCCCAGCCATGAAACGCCAGCCAAATGCCGAGCGGCAGCGCACCACAGTAATAGCTAACCAGATTAACCATCGCTCCGACATGCTGTCGACCCATACCACGAAGACTGCCCCCGCAGCTGCCATTCAAGCCATCTGCAATCTGGAATAGTGCAACATACGGCAGTACATCGGCGGTTAGGCGCACAACTCGCTCGTCCGAATTGAAGATCTTCGCAAAATCATGCCGTGTTCCCATCAGCACAGCCAGTACTACCCCGCCGAGGAGAATGCTGAGCCAGGCCGCCGTATTcgctgctttggctgctcCCGGTGCGTTCCGAGAGCCCAGCAGGTTGCCCACTCGTGCCGACGTGGCGACGCCTACTCCAAACGGGATTGTGTTGAGTACTTGATCTGCGGTCATGATAACGCTTTGCGCGGCCAATGCGATGGTCCCCAGTCGGCCTGCTGCCAGGGCCACAATCTCGAACGCCCACCATTCCGTGCCAACGTGAATGACACCCAGGAAAGCTAGGCGGGCAAAAGTACCCAGGTTCTGGAACGCCTCTCGCGACCATCCGCCCCAGCATTCGGACCCGGCAATGAACCGGGCATAGAGGACTAACAAGATAAAAGACAGCCAATACGAAATGCCAGTGGCGAACGGCGCTCCGAGTAAACCCATCCCAAAGGTGTAACAGAATAGGTAGTTGAGAAGGGCATTAAAGGGGGATGTAATCATTAACACATACGTTCCTGGACGCATGATGCCTGGAAAATAGCAACGTTAGTGACTGGGTTCAGAGGCGGCACAATCAGTCGGGTCTTACCTTGAGCTTGCAAATACTTCTTCATCACTTcgaaatagatatatcccAAACCACCTGGAATCAAGCAGGTCAAGAATCTCGCACTGTCCCTTGACAGCTGGGGATCTTGACCCAGAAGCAGGAAGACGGGCTCCGAACATGCCCAAAGGATAGCAACGGGAATGTAGAAAAGACTCAGAACGAAAAAGCCCCTCTGCAGCAAGATACCAAGATCATGCTTGTTTGAGCTCCCCGTGAACGTCGACGAGGCCAACGTATCGAGTGCCGTTGTACCACCTAAAGCAATCATCCACGCTGTGATCATAGCAAACATCAAGGAAAACGCAGTCGTGGCTAGGTTCTCAGGCGAGGAGCGTCCAACTATCAACACGGACACAGTTTGCAAGCTGTTCTGGAGTGTATACGCCAGTATAACCGGGATAGAGCCCTTGAACAAAATCCAGAGTTCGGTGAGATACTGTCTCCAGCCCTCGTCGTCAGAATCATGGCTTTCATAGCAACCTGGATCTTCAGAACTGTCGAGATCGGTTGGcttggggaggagagaggtATATTCagttggctcttcttcgatattAGGCGTGTCGCCATAGCGAGGAGAACGTTGACGATACATCTCTACGGACAGAAGAAGTGGTAAACTAGTTAAAcagtactgtacatacaagAGAATCTCTACATTTGAAGTGAAGCGAGCCACGACCCTATATTACTTGCTGCATAGACACCTTGCAGACTGCTGAAACTATTGACTATATTCGGTAAGTACCAAGTACACAAGTGGACCAAGAACAACGATAAAAGCCTCATACAAAGGGGCAAACAATATACAGATTACTCGTATAGTAATACATCGGAATGAACACGAAGCCTCGATCATGTTCTTGGCTTGACCCACATAAACCAGACTGGTCTCCGAAATCCTACGAAGTCATTAAACTGCCGAGATCATGATAAAGGATGGTCCAAATTGCCGAGTCACCATTCTATGTGGTAACGCATCTCTTATCAGTTATGATGCAAGTAAGTCAGTGGAATGTCCCACTTCCCTGCGGATATTCTCCCTTCATTAGCTTTCTCCAGACAAGTTCCCGATTAGGAAAGGATCGTATGCCCTTACTTGTTGTTCAAACTGGACCTTTTCTTATCGCTACCCCACGTTCCGTTCGAGGCGTTATCAAAGACTTGATTCTATCTATCGTGGACAATTACAGGACTAATTGGCTACGGCTAGACTCGCCGCTTATACTGACTATGCTGTAGAAAAACATTGATACTTTCAACAGGAAATGCACAGATACCCCGCGGGGCTTTGCTAGTAGGGCCTAGTAGCGCTAAAGGATTTTGCCGATTTCTCAATTtctatacggagtatagaaTATCAACTAAAAGCGCTGAATTGAAAGCTCTTAATCTTATGTCTAGTATAACTATTCTAGATACCTAGGTCTTTTAGGGGGCGTGTCTACATGGTTTCTTGTAGATCTAAAGTATTAGATCAAGAACTGGATTATGGCTTGTTAAGACTGTTTTATAGTGGGGTTACTTTATTGAGATAGCGGCTTTCAATGCATCTCGGCCAATCGCAGGTATCCTCTACAAAGACTAGTTTAGCGAGTTATACACCAATAGATGATGAAATGGGGTGGTCGAGATGGTAACACCAGCAGATTTAGCCATTATACATCAATGATAACGTACGAGGAGATTGGGCATTGCGCATAGAAACAGCAAACCATAAGCTCAGAGCGCTGGTGAGAAGATCAATATAGATCAAATAAAGACTCACGATGACAAGCAGACATGCGTGATTAACTCTTAAGACCATTTACGTGTACTTCCAAACCGCTTCAAGGATCTCGCTATTACAATCAGTCTTACATCTACTACAACAACCGATTAATTGAATAAATTATCGGGGTCTGAGCTGAAGACTCAATTTCTGCCAGTTGTTCTAGACGAGTCATGAATAGTGTTAGACATACCGTGAGAACGGTGACCCACCTGGAAGGCTTAGCTATTTTACTGGCGGGTATAACTTTGTATATTCTGAACGTTCTCGAGAGATAATTAAAAACACGGAGTAAGAAATataaaaggaaaacataAGTGGCAGTCAAACTGTGGCGTCTATTGGTTGGAACGATGGCTGCTAAGTATTCCCTCGGAACGTGCTGTCTTTCTGAACCCTAATTTACGACCGAAGAGATAAGGCATGCTTCTGATATGTCTCGAGGGCCTGATTCGATGGCTTGTACATTGAACTATTCTGATCCTTGTTCTTATGCAGGCACCGTATGTTACACATTAAAGTACGAGGGTCTGATAACTTTGTACACCTGaatttgtatatatactctgATTAAACATGCCCCAAATCCCATGCACCAAATTAGACTTCATAAATatggacgaagaaaagaaaacggaGATTTTCCCCGGCCACATGGATACCGACATAGCTCATGGTGACGAGAAACGTCCACCATTCCCTTCTGAGAGTGTCGAGCGAGACGGGGTGAAAATACACCCCCCGCCTACCTCTGATCCCCTGGACCCTTTGAACTGGCCTAGGGTTCAGAAGCACTCTATTCTGGGAATAGTCATGCTAAAGTATAATGCTTTTGTCTCATAGTCGAGCTAGAGAGTGCTGACTCAAGCcagatattttcttttcacttACATCACTACCACGACCGTTCCCTCGTTCCCTGAGATCCAGTCACAGTTCAACATCAACTACTCACAGGTCAACTGGACCGTGGCTATTCCCGCTCTAGGCTTGTCCGTGGGCCCGCTTTTTTGGTCTTCATTGAGTGATATCTACGGGCGTCGGATCATTTTCATTATAGGGACAGCTATCTCTTTGGTGGCTACTATCGGAGCAGCGGTGGCTGATACCTATGGAGGGTATATGACTGCTCGATTCTTTCAAGGGTTCGGTGTCAGTCCGGGGTCAACAGTGGGCATGGCTGTGGGTATGTATTCCTTACGCTTTTAATTTCTATATTGGCAAGACGCTGATGAAAACAGTCAatgatcttttctttgattacGAACGTGGACAGAAACTAGGATTATGGGTTCTGGCCATCGACTCAGGACTCCTTCTTGGCCCTACCTGTACGCCGCCCTCCCGGCCGATATCAGCACTTAGCAGGCCTTTACTGTATATACTAACATGATGTTCTCTAGTCGGCGGGTTCCTCAATCTCGTGAGCGCAGCATGGATCAATTGGTTCAAtgccatcctcttcgccgtCCTACTCCTCCTCGAACTCTTCTTTATGCCCGAGACCCTCTACCCACGCACCCGCATGCTCCAACACATGCCTAAAGATCCCTCTCCATACTCAACAGACATCGAACAGCCCCAAGAGAAGCGCGAAGCAACATTACAGACTACAGAGACGGATAAATTACCTCGGGCAAAAGCTCTcaaattcttcaacatccgTCCTATCCCCGGCCTACGCCATCCGAAACCATGGGATGCCACTCTGCGGTTCTTCCTTACCTTTCAGTTTCCTGTTGTCGTCCTCGCTGTGATCGGATACTCATTTCTTTGGTATTGGTGGGTGTTATCAGTGATAACGATGGTACCAGCCGCGTATGCGACGTATTCGCCGTTGATCCAGGGCCTGTTATTTCTGGGATTATTTATCGGCACGCTAGTATCGGAGGTGTGCTGCTCAGGAAGACTCAGTGATTATATTGTCAAGCGGTTAGCGAGGAAGAACGAGGGAGTGCGAGTACCAGAGATGAGGTTATGGCTGGCCTATCCTGCCATATTGATCACTGCAAGTGAGTCTACTTTCCTCCATATCACCCAAAGACCCCACCGGTAGAGAGGAAAAACTAACAAGGACACCAAAAGTCGGACTAATAGTCTGGGGCATCAGCATCGACAAAAACTACCACTGGATGATCGGCCAAATAGCATTCTTCCTATGTGAGTTCTCATACCCCTCTCCATCACACAGTAACTAATACATGGGTACAACAGTCTCATCAGGAATCCAAATCGGCAACACCGTAACAAGCAGCTACATAATCGACAGCTACCCACTCCAATCCACCAGCGTCGTCATCTTCTACGCTGTATTCCTCAACCTGAGCGCTTTTATCAACCCTGTACATACCCCCGTATCTCATACCTATCTACCAATTAACCACGACGCTAACAAGATACAGTTCTTCATCGCAAACTGGCAGGCATCTTCCGGATGGACGTGGACATTCACAGCTCAGGCTTTGGTAGTGCTTGTGGCTGGAACGGGCGTGTTTGCTGTGTTACAGCGGTATGGGGCGTTTTTGAGATCGAGGGCGAAGGTGCCGGGGTGGGTGAATCCGGAGTTTGAttcttgattctttttttgtttttagggttttgtttctttgtatatatatattttttgaGATGTCTGGCTAGATGGTAAAGTAGGACGCAAGTGTGGATTATCCATGTATGGTTCATGAAGTTATGATAATATGAAGATATCTTATCAAATCGTTATGAAAATTGTTTAGTTGAATAGATTTCCCCTGACTATTGAGAACTGCGTCGCGAACCATGGGTCCTGTGAACTTTGAAAAGCCCCTTTTCTTTACAGTACATTTCACAAAGTAAGCTATTTTTATACTTCAGAATCTCGAATAAAACAGGAACGGTCCTATTGTATCAAGTCCGAACATTTtgtagaagaaaaataaatgtATGGGGTGGGGTGCCTTAATAAATGGGTGGCAGTTATGTAGTCTACACTTTGGGGCTAGGTATTAATATCGGGCTGGAGAATTCCTTTCCTAAAAACAAACAGGATATGATAACTGGGGCAATGTTAATCATTAATATGTGGTAAGTTTTAGTCTAATCCAGTGctgttggttgtttttgaCTTGGATagaggtacatacatataaGTAAGGTGAGCCACTAGGGTGCCGGTACCGCGAAGAGACAGAATTATATATACGGACCATACGTAGTACTAACGAGTATATTGCCTAATTCTGAATAACTGACAGCAGCATATAACTATGTGATAACAAGAGTCTGGAATGGTTTAGAAACAAGTAGTTATTAATCAATAGTAGCGATGTAGTGGAACATAGTAAATAACCAGATAATTTACGAAGTATACATCGGTATAGTAGgtgtagtactccgtatccaATTATTCAGTATCAACGGTTCCGGTCTAGACCTCATCCAGCCAAACGCAAGAGGCAAaaaggcagaaaaaaaaaaaaggaacaagaaaaaaaaaaacttcTCCGCCCCCCACAATTTCATCCCgaccaaaaacaaaaaactCCCCAAAATCGCATTTCACCTGCAACAGCCATTTCAGGTTTATTATCATAACCAGTCATCATGGGTAACGTAAGGGCtctcaatatatatctccctGTTTTCAAGTTCCCAAGGAGAAGCGACTGATGAGATGTCACTAGGGAGCCAAAGCCGCCTCTAAGCGTGAGCGCAATGCCAAAGATGCCAAGGGTACTGCGAAGTCGCAGCTCAAAGTTGTATGTTGATCTCTTGGACAGGGTTGAATTTGCTTGATTGTTAGACTTACGGAATATAGAACGAGGCTGCTAAGGATATCATCTGCATTGTTTGCAGACAGACTTTCCTCAAGACTACCCGTGGTCCGGCCCTGACTGAGCATGCTGCTAATAAGCATAGCAAGACGCTTCAGGATTGTTTCCCCAACTACGTGGAGACTCCTAAGAAATAAACAGGAGATTCTTCACTGAGGTTGATTGATGTTTCTTGTGCTTATGTGGGGATGATGTGCTTTCTTTCGGTTGCGGtgttttggctttcttttcggtgTTTACAGCGGAGGCAATGATGTAGCATGAGTATACCATGTGGTATTGAATCGGAGCATGATAGCGTGCGCTTTTCATCTTGTTTATGTTTAAAGAGTTCATAGTACGTAGCTAAGAAATATAGAAAGGCCCTTTGATGTAGGTAAGTTGATGGTGCCATCCAGGTCAGATATGGCATACGGACAGCAGACTCTGCACGGTATTGGTGGCCTAAAGGGAGCCACGGATTCCAGCATAGTAAGCATGCGATCACCGTTCCCGGATATATTTATGTGTGTTTGTCAGTTGCTGATCAGGGAAGCATCTTGGAGGGCTAGCTTTCTAGAAGTTCTTGGAGATGACTTTAATCCCCACATAGATATAATCATTGCAGTATCCCAGGGCATAAAAAGGACTCGTTGGGCTAATCATCAGGACTATCAACCTTTGTATAGAGATGCAGATACTTTGATATTTCGAAAAGCTTCACTTCAAAAGGCGTATTACATCGGCGACCTGCTCGGTCGTGAGGCCCGCTCGCTCGAGGTCAGCGCCCTTGTCAAGCAGCAGCTTGACCACTCCCTTGCGTCCTTTCTCAACCGCACATCTTAGTGGTGTCCAGCCATCATGATCTTCAGATTCTATATTAGAACCTTGCTCAAGAAGTAGCTTGACTACGCCCTCATGTCCTTTTTCAGCGGCACATATTAATGGCGTccagccatcatcatctttgGCTTCTATATTAGAACCTTTCTCGAGCAGCAGCTTGGCTATATTTTCATATCCATGGGATGCAGCCACTGTTAATGGTGTCCAGCCATCGTGAGTTTGAGATTCTATATCAGCACCTTCCTCGAGTAGTAGCCTGATCATACCCTCTTGCCCAACATTAACAGCACTTATCAGCGGTGCGCAACCATCTTCGTTTTTAGACTCTATGTCAGCACCATTCTCGAGAAGCAGCCTGGCTACACTCTCATGTCCCTTGCCAGCAGCATATATCAGGGGTGTCCGGCCAAAAAAATCCTTGGATTCTATATCAGCGCCCTTCTCAAGCAGCATCCTAACTATAGCTTCTTGTCCATGGCAAGCAGCAATGCTCAATGGTGTGCGACCGAGATAGTGGTTGCATTCTAGGTCAGTGCCCCTCTCGAGCAGTAGATTAACAAATTTCGCATCTCCAAATTGTGCAGCTCCTAATAACTGAATCTCGTCATATTCCGTACCCTTGAACTTCGGATCAGAACCTTTCTCAAGTAACAGCCTGACCACATCCTTATGCTCATTATGAACAGCCCAACTTAGTGGCGTCCAGCGGGGCCAGGACAAAGTGGGTCGATTTACTATAGAGCCCTTTTCAGGCAGCAGCCTGACCGCACTCTCATGTCCGTACTTAGCAGCATATACTATAGGTGTGCCACCAACATCGCATCTGCTCTCTAGGTCAGCGCCCTTTTCGAGCAGTGCCTCCACAGCTGATTTACGCCCTCTCGCCGAATACCATCCCAGCGCTGAGCTCGCGGAGAATTGGATGTTGTGTTTGTATAGAGGGCCCGCTTGCTGGATAGCATATATTCGAGGGCTTGTcaacaaaatagaaagaatATCTTTCTCGCTCTCCAGGTTCTCGATAATCTGAAGTAGTAATTCGTTGGGAAGTTCGAGTAGAGCCATCGTAAATAAGAGAGATAGTCTGATAATAAAAGagtttttggctttctgaCGTGAAGCTTTTCACTAGAACAGTCGGGTCGAACTTTTGATGATCGAACAAAAGGAGATTTGCTCAGCGTCGCGAAGCTAGATCAATaggaggagggaaaagagTCATTCTGATAGCTTTACCATAATCGGTATCACGTGGTAGTCAGCCTTTAGTTGGGAGATTCACAAATTATAATAAGCTGAACACCTATTTGTTCATCTTTAGGCAGCCACAAGGCCCCCATGTAATTCGGCAATTGACTAGGCAATGGATAGTTCGAGACATACCAATCGGTCCACTTGAATCGGGAACTTGATTGAGCCACCGTGAGGCTCAGGAAAAAATAATGATTTTCCATGGATACAtgccttgatctcctctATTAGGTTAGCCTAATATTTTCGCCTAGTCGACTTCGACTACCTCACAAAATGGGTCTTTTGAGACGTGATGCTACATCTAGACTACACAAGTTTCCGGACGGCCCATCACGTACTCGAATTT includes the following:
- a CDS encoding MATE family efflux transporter (uncharacterized membrane protein, predicted efflux pump); the protein is MYRQRSPRYGDTPNIEEEPTEYTSLLPKPTDLDSSEDPGCYESHDSDDEGWRQYLTELWILFKGSIPVILAYTLQNSLQTVSVLIVGRSSPENLATTAFSLMFAMITAWMIALGGTTALDTLASSTFTGSSNKHDLGILLQRGFFVLSLFYIPVAILWACSEPVFLLLGQDPQLSRDSARFLTCLIPGGLGYIYFEVMKKYLQAQGIMRPGTYVLMITSPFNALLNYLFCYTFGMGLLGAPFATGISYWLSFILLVLYARFIAGSECWGGWSREAFQNLGTFARLAFLGVIHVGTEWWAFEIVALAAGRLGTIALAAQSVIMTADQVLNTIPFGVGVATSARVGNLLGSRNAPGAAKAANTAAWLSILLGGVVLAVLMGTRHDFAKIFNSDERVVRLTADVLPYVALFQIADGLNGSCGGSLRGMGRQHVGAMVNLVSYYCGALPLGIWLAFHGWGLKGLWVGQCIALYLVGALEWMIVALSNWNKEVDKAFSRMDVHERLEDGL
- a CDS encoding putative MFS transporter (predicted protein), with protein sequence MVPAAYATYSPLIQGLLFLGLFIGTLVSEVCCSGRLSDYIVKRLARKNEGVRVPEMRLWLAYPAILITAIGLIVWGISIDKNYHWMIGQIAFFLFSSGIQIGNTVTSSYIIDSYPLQSTSVVIFYAVFLNLSAFINPVHTPVSHTYLPINHDANKIQFFIANWQASSGWTWTFTAQALVVLVAGTGVFAVLQRYGAFLRSRAKVPGWVNPEYLIKSL
- a CDS encoding agmatinase (arginase family protein); translation: MLVTTVSLLALSAVASAHGKHQTPMSGPHQKLWYNTLPGDGGTQADSVFSGISTFARLPYFPCLSSEDEKYDIAFIGAPFDTGTSYRPGARFGPSGIRQGSRRLNLYGGYNVPLEANPFVSDLKVIDCGDIPVTSYDNAWAIQQIEEGHNSILMRKPFTDANEYGLSRAGKTLPRVITLGGDHTITLPLLRSINKAYGPVSVIHFDSHLDSWKPKVFGGSPSQVASVNHGTYFYHAAMEGLLKNDTNIHAGIRTTLSGPSDYENDGYCGFEIVEAREIDTIGTDGIIKRIRDRVGTENPVYLSIDIDTLDPAYAPATGTPETGGWSTRELRTIIRGLDGLNLIGADIVEVAPAYDTNAELSTMAAADVLYEILTMMVKKGPLTVDSDGSVDL
- a CDS encoding uncharacterized protein (predicted protein), with translation MRVSLTTIFSSLLCTVLVSSQDLDTFDKKCVENYGVPSADPVPGSFSNDDCTDVDGTRGAIQTAVDKLGDMNIYAVTKQVVNGINYVIFVTRNERTYRVPVYQDLTGTYSLQEEEICYLPFDDSTSGAISSTLRPPTNLSYGQETFGLPLQGCVTKEALFWLPW
- a CDS encoding ankyrin repeat domain-containing protein (ankyrin repeat); its protein translation is MALLELPNELLLQIIENLESEKDILSILLTSPRIYAIQQAGPLYKHNIQFSASSALGWYSARGRKSAVEALLEKGADLESRCDVGGTPIVYAAKYGHESAVRLLPEKGSIVNRPTLSWPRWTPLSWAVHNEHKDVVRLLLEKGSDPKFKGTEYDEIQLLGAAQFGDAKFVNLLLERGTDLECNHYLGRTPLSIAACHGQEAIVRMLLEKGADIESKDFFGRTPLIYAAGKGHESVARLLLENGADIESKNEDGCAPLISAVNVGQEGMIRLLLEEGADIESQTHDGWTPLTVAASHGYENIAKLLLEKGSNIEAKDDDGWTPLICAAEKGHEGVVKLLLEQGSNIESEDHDGWTPLRCAVEKGRKGVVKLLLDKGADLERAGLTTEQVADVDSPDD